AACCCAGGATGGTCAAGGCATGTGATTTTTACAATCAAACTCCACCTTGCTGTTCTTTTCTGCCTAGCAggcataaaacatttttcagcacATGCTCTGTACGTGCATTTTCCTTCCAAATATGTACGAAAAAAGAAAGTGCTAACATCAcatgtttaagtattttggaTGAGCTTTAACCATGGAGCTTGGGATATTCTattagggtttgtttttttttaattaaatgattttatctcataatatgagaaaaaaaaatcaccctaCTGGACTTCATGGTTCTGCACAGTACACAAAATGTTAATGGTTATAGCAAATATGATTGCTCTACAAAAATATGTTCCATTAAGTTATTATTGTATATCATAGTCATAAATTTGTCCCAAATTCTACACTAGAAAAACTTCAAACTTTGTCTGAAGTTTTGTCTAATCCCGTTTGTATGATTTCAAACAAAACCAGCAAACTATATCAAAGGGTACAAATGCACTTTGGACTTTATAATGAACCTAACCTGAGCTTTCTTACCTGCGTCTCATTTAACCTTAACCAAAAACAGGAATTGGACTGGAAACTAGGAGTAAAATGTGTCTTACATgatgtcccagtccagctccaCCTGCTCCACATCCTGCATCATTTTGAGTATTCGTCGCTTGAAGTTGGCCTGAAAGCGAACATCATCTTCAAAGACCAGGGCCTTATCCATCTGCATGTCCACCATCTATGGAAAAAGAAGTATACACACTGTAAGCCTGACctgttaaataaatcaaaaggtTTGTGTCATAAAAGcaggtttttattttgcatcCATCTTCTTTACAAACATGACTCTTGGTTTTCAGCTGAGTgcaattattttcatttacagttgtgaaaaagaaagtacgCCTTCTTTGAATTTTAAGgttttacataaaaataatcTGGTCCTTAGCAGTTCTTATGTAAATGCAAATTCAGATTAACAACCACACATTATATATTACATCATGTCATTATTGATTGTATGAGAACAACTCCATAATGCAGAAGCTAAGGACAACTTACTTAGAtatgaattaagagggtaaataGCAGCCAGGCACTGTGAATCAAATACACTTAACATCAGCAGGTGTGAGCACTTacataaaagcagatgttttggcagtttggtggtatggagcattcaggtgtgtgttaacacaatgtcaAGAAGGAAAGACATCTTACACATGACCTTAAAGAAGCAATTGTTGCTGTCTTTTGTCTTGGAAGGGTTGTGAAGCCATTTTCAATCATTTGAAGTCCATTTTATGAAAGCATTCAGTACAGCTGACAATCTTCCTgtggacatcccagcaaatGTCCACAAACAAACGGCAAGTTTGAAGGGTTGCAAGAAGAAAGCCTCTTCTTGGCAGCacggcttaggtttgcaaactTACATCTAAAAAAccccacaagacttctggaacaatgtgtGGTGGACATATGACACCAAAGTgaagatgtttggccataatggaCGCTGATATGTCTGGAGAAAACCCAAACACAGCACATAAACCTCACACCAACTGTCAGCACAATGGTAGAGGGGTGATTATTTATGCTTTTTCTACAACCACAGGACCTGTGCTGCGAGTCAGAAGCTCCTCTGTATACCAGATCATTCTAGTGTTAAATATGAGGCCTTCTGTCCAAAAGTTAAAACCTTTGGGTCatgcagcaaatctacaacaaaatgcctgaaaaagaaataaatcaaggtgttgcaacgGCCGAATCAAAGTCCAAACCTCATCTCcgctgaaatgctgtggtggacTTTAGGATAACTGTGCATAAATGGATGCTTGCAAACCTCAGTGAAGTGAAGCTGCGTGCTGTAAATGAGAGCGGGCCAAAATTCTTCCACAATGATGTAAGACACCGATTAAGTCATCCAGAAAACCACTACTTCAAGTTATTACTGCTAAAGGTAACGTAAAAGCTACTGAAGTTGATATAGAAACGCTTAGAACTCAAAGAAGTTatagttttgttttcacatgactgtatcaTAATATTGTAAAAAGGTGATTTGCAAGGACTGTATATACAATTATGCTTTCTTCTTATATAGTATACTATGaagtataaattaaaatatttgagtTTTAACTTCAGAAAAGGGATTTGAAaaatgtgtgacagtgtgtgtccTCTCACCTCCTTCCAGATGTAATAGTGACTGAGGAAGCAGCCCACTTCTCCTTTGGTCAGAGTGCGTCCAGAGAATGGGTCATAGTATCCTGGCAGCAGGTCGACACCCAAAATCttaatgtcactgctgttcagtgcactgcatacacacacacacacacacacacacacacacacacacacacacacacacacacacacactttttttttggtaattctGTCTTTGATAAGAGAAGAGCGTTCAAATTTGGAGCATACGTAGCCATAACGCTGATATTTATTATAAGCCACAAGTGTCCATATTTTCAAGATAAGAATTGAAATTGGCCTCACACCAAGAGTCTGAATTGACACGGTGTTACATTTCTTGACAAACTTAACTATAAAACTGAGAGAGGAAAAGACCTGAGAGCAATCCACTCACTTTCCATCCACGGCATCGACCACTTTGACGTCAATCTCAAGCTCGTTTAGAGAGAACAACATCCTGTCTCTGCGGTCAGCACGCCGTCGCAGGTTAATCAGATAAATCTGTGCAGGAGATGGGCGACCCAGAACGTTATTTAAATCTGGACACTGTGTACCATCATCATAAATCTTTGAGTTTCATCAAATGGGTCGACTGCATATTCGGCATGTTTTCAAACTCTATTCACTCAGTGAAAACATGCATCATAATTGGTCTGAATCTTGCTGAACATAAAGTACTACCTAAAAAGTTGATgtataattatattatatattacacATAATTACATCCATGCTTTCATTACTGCATAGAACAAGCCTGTATAAGGTTGGGTTAACCTTTTTTACACATTAACTGAAAAAACTTGAACTGGTTCACCTACCTCATCAAATCCCAGGAGGTCTCTCTGTTTTGGAAACATGTGGATGAAACGGGAAGGATACATGGGTGGCCCGTCGACTTTTCCACAAACAGGGATAttagtttgggggggggggtaaaagaGAGGTGAGCTGATGTGCCTTTTTTTAACTGTCATTATTTGGCTTTAGTATTACAAATCATCTATGCTCTTACTCATAGACTCAAGGTGAACATGGACAAAGTTGAGACGATCGTCTTCTAAGGTGTAGTGCGGTTTGGCTGGAACGTTCAGGTAGCCGTAGCGCTCCTTGTTGCACAGGTACATCTGTATCTCTGAGTAGCAACGAAAAGCaatcatttaattaattataaacatatttattcatGTATATTTTCAACACTGAGTCCtgaaatatacaaatattctaCAGTGAAGCAAGCGCAGACGTGATTTAGTGCAACAGCTGTGTTGAGTAAACCTGACTGCTGAACATAATAACACACGAGCATCTACAGACCTGCAGCCCGACAGGAGAAGGCAAAAACAATAATATCGTCGTAGGGCCACGAGTAGTCCTCATGAGGAGGATAGAAAGCAAGTTTTTTCATGCCCTCCTTCCTCAAATCCAGCAGCAGGGTGCTGTGGACCATAGGCACAGGGAAGCAGCCCACTCGGTGACGATGACGGGTGGGGAAGTACTCTGCTGTTCGACGATAATATCCCTAAAGAAttgagatatttaaaaaaaatatgcttaCTTATGTCCTAGATCTGTGTCATTTTTCTGCATTATGTTCATCAAGAAAGCaacaacaattttttttctcaagtatTCCCTTTAAGCGGATAAATAATCACTCATTTTTAAGTGCTGCTCACCTGTGGAGTAATACCACACCAGTAGTTAGAGTACGCCCCCGGAGAATCTAACATAGGAGCGATGACTGACTTGTTTTCTGCTATCAGCAGGTTGAGGGATTCTGGATTTGTGAGGATATTGTCCGTGTCTGCGTACTGaatcacagagacagaaaatacaaaggaaaaagtatttttcattcaaattacagttgctaagttttttttttttcttggatgaAATAACAGCCTCAGTAAGAAAGACATCCCATCTGCTTAATCAAGAAAGGAGATAATATGAAACTTATCACAAGAAAGGTACCAAGATATAATCAGCCCAGCGTTTCCTGGCAAAGTTGAGCGCTGCTTGTTTCAGCTTCATCACATATTCGTATCTGCTGTTGGGCCAATGCTTAGGACCCAGCTCTCCAGCATAGGACCTAAGACACACAGAAGTACAGTATTATTAGGGGATATAATACTATATTGGTAAAATGTTGTATAATTTGCCACGTGAAGCaaatatgtgattggctgaatggtttctattgtaaaaaaaacaaaacaaaacaaaaacagcatcgCTGAATCATGCTGGAGTGTTGACCACAGTGAATACAGCATACCGATGCTAATGGATTAAATAAAACCAGAACAGTAAATAAGTTCTGTGGTGCTGTGAAAAGAGCATAAACAGGTGGATAACGTAACAGTTTCATGACTGTAGAAGTTTAGCAGAACTCACTCAGAATAATAACTGACAGGCATAAAAGAGTCTGCTAATAGAAAGCAGAGCATCATGTACAGACAAGCCTAGATATGCTTTgtcaaactcttttttttagcttttaaaatgaatacCAGATGAACTGCAAAGTTGCAGCCTACAGAGGGGTGTTAATACTTTCACTGAACACGTGGACAAAAAGAGCCAGTAAGAAAAATCAATACATGTACAATCTGAAcattgtttgatttattttgtcaATACCAGGATGACACTTCAGAGGATCATAGATTTGCCTCCTGATGAGTAAAAGGGATTGTTCCTGTCATTTCCCTTGTAGAAAGCAACTATTGAAGGTGATCTGCTTTGATCCACGTGTGCTGTAAGATCAAGTTGGGGGTGTTTCCAAACTCAAATCCCAGCAGTACACAAAGCTCAACACATTAACATTTTCAGACTTACGTTGGCTTGTCCATTGGTCTCCACTCAACATAATGGTAATATTTCTGCATGACAGTCAGCCACTCCTTCAGTATGGCTGTGGTGTTATCTGTGTTGTGATCCGTGGCTGCCCTGGAAAGCACAGAGAAGGCAGAGGGTGAAGTAACTGCACCAAACGTAGGGAACCTAAACTTGGCGTTGGTTCTTGTTATTACTTATTCCCCTCGTTGTGCCAGGGGAACAGTGAAATCTACATTATGTGAATTTTTCAGCTCCTCATCATGCCGGTGCAAAATCCATGCTGCATTCCCGCTCTCATTGGTAAATGTCAAATTATTTGCTGACAGGCTTATTTGATTCAGTGCCCAATACTGATGTTCAGCCTGTGTATTACTCGatcaacaaacaaaacccaaatacaatacaaaacaacacaatacaAATGATTACTACTTATTTGAGCAGAGTTTTTCAGGTTTGTAAACGTTTTAATGTTGTCTCTCAGTTCCACTGAATGATCTGAACAATCATTTTCCGCTTCTCTGGTTTACGGTACACCACAAGGTTCTATTTTGGGGCCTTTACCGTTTTTGTCATATCTGCTCCCTTTTCAGCacattttcatcacttttaAGGACATTTCTTATCACTGCTAGATAGACTGGCTGTCAAATTTCTTCAACTTAGTGAAGAGAAAGCAAAAATCCCATGACAGATTTGTGCTGAAGGTAATGGAAATTCTAGATTGCCTTGCCCCTTTTGCTAAAGTTTGAATAACTTTTGATTGTGGATACTCCCGTTAAAGCTCTGGTTCACTCTCGTTT
This Astatotilapia calliptera chromosome 7, fAstCal1.2, whole genome shotgun sequence DNA region includes the following protein-coding sequences:
- the cercam gene encoding LOW QUALITY PROTEIN: procollagen galactosyltransferase 2 (The sequence of the model RefSeq protein was modified relative to this genomic sequence to represent the inferred CDS: inserted 1 base in 1 codon) translates to MKKGVEHLGKPFFLGLLTRTAXYVLLRSPADYFPTLTASTMILHFLALGAFVFQTECYFSEEKYPEESKMQPPTVVIAIIARNTGHSLPYYLGALERLNYPKDRISVWAATDHNTDNTTAILKEWLTVMQKYYHYVEWRPMDKPTSYAGELGPKHWPNSRYEYVMKLKQAALNFARKRWADYILYADTDNILTNPESLNLLIAENKSVIAPMLDSPGAYSNYWCGITPQGYYRRTAEYFPTRHRHRVGCFPVPMVHSTLLLDLRKEGMKKLAFYPPHEDYSWPYDDIIVFAFSCRAAEIQMYLCNKERYGYLNVPAKPHYTLEDDRLNFVHVHLESMIDGPPMYPSRFIHMFPKQRDLLGFDEIYLINLRRRADRRDRMLFSLNELEIDVKVVDAVDGNALNSSDIKILGVDLLPGYYDPFSGRTLTKGEVGCFLSHYYIWKEMVDMQMDKALVFEDDVRFQANFKRRILKMMQDVEQVELDWDIIYLGRKQVNPGKEEPVENVRNLVMADYSYWTLSYAISLQGAQKLLNAEPLSKMLPVDEFLPIMYDKHPNEDYKSHFPNRNLQAFSAHPLLVQPCHYAGDPQWVSDTETSTLWDDDSVRTDWRGSHKTLKGAAPAPEMLSVAYRDEL